The following proteins come from a genomic window of Leptospira bandrabouensis:
- a CDS encoding FG-GAP repeat protein, translating into MKEINSLSTLVPNLLVLLTMILSLSCKRLTLNNPCDPKSDDFLSTLLLSSSAEGPVPYCGFRIQTPIKLWESQAYIKASNAEASDGFGNAVAISGDTIVVGAIGEASNETTITNGEGASSNNDNGLSGAAYVFQRTGSIWSQQAYIKASNSDPGDQFGIAVAIDGDTIAVGANLERSNQTTITNGPTASGDNSATGAGAVYVYKRSGSTWAQEAYLKPSNAESTDQFGFPVAISGDTIVVGTYLEDSNQTTITNGPTASIDNSYSTSGAIYVFRRSGSIWSQEAYIKSSNSETQDSFGISVAISGNTIVAGANQEDSNQTTITNGGIASSNNGATSSGAAYVFQRTGSTWVEQAYLKAPNANLADKFGEDVAISKDTIVVGAFAEASNQITITNGQTASSDNSATNAGAAYVFKRTGSTWIHEAYLKAPNAKADEYFGESLAIEGDTIAVGAGYEDSGQRIVTNGQTISIDNSAPRSGAVFVYGRKGSNWTLNAYLKAPNADPDDRFGNFSIAISGDTIVVGASQEDSNQNTITNGPTASPDNSALSSGAAYVFIRK; encoded by the coding sequence ATGAAAGAAATTAATTCTCTATCGACTTTGGTTCCCAATCTCTTGGTTCTCCTTACAATGATTCTCTCCTTAAGTTGTAAGCGATTAACATTAAATAATCCCTGCGATCCAAAATCGGATGACTTTCTCTCAACATTACTTTTGTCTTCTTCCGCGGAAGGTCCAGTCCCTTATTGTGGCTTCCGAATCCAGACTCCGATCAAACTTTGGGAAAGCCAAGCCTACATCAAAGCTTCCAACGCAGAAGCGAGCGATGGTTTTGGAAATGCCGTTGCCATTTCAGGAGATACGATTGTTGTTGGTGCCATTGGTGAAGCTAGTAACGAAACTACGATCACAAATGGTGAAGGTGCCAGTAGCAATAACGATAATGGTCTATCGGGTGCCGCCTATGTATTCCAAAGAACGGGTTCTATATGGTCCCAACAAGCTTATATCAAAGCTTCCAATTCAGACCCCGGCGATCAATTTGGAATCGCTGTCGCTATTGACGGAGACACAATCGCTGTTGGTGCAAACTTGGAACGGTCAAACCAAACAACCATCACAAATGGCCCTACCGCAAGTGGGGACAACTCGGCAACTGGCGCCGGAGCAGTTTACGTATACAAGAGGTCAGGTTCCACTTGGGCACAAGAGGCGTATCTCAAGCCGTCTAACGCGGAATCAACGGATCAGTTTGGATTTCCAGTAGCAATCTCCGGGGATACGATTGTCGTTGGAACATATTTGGAGGATAGCAACCAAACAACCATTACAAATGGTCCGACTGCAAGTATAGACAATTCATATTCCACTTCTGGGGCAATCTATGTGTTCCGTAGGTCGGGTTCCATCTGGTCACAGGAAGCCTATATCAAATCGTCCAATTCAGAAACCCAAGACTCTTTTGGAATCAGTGTAGCCATCTCGGGCAATACCATTGTTGCAGGTGCCAACCAAGAAGATAGCAACCAAACAACCATTACTAACGGTGGGATCGCAAGTAGCAATAACGGAGCGACCAGTTCTGGAGCGGCATACGTATTCCAAAGGACGGGATCCACTTGGGTGGAACAGGCATACCTGAAAGCTCCCAATGCCAACCTTGCCGATAAATTTGGAGAAGATGTTGCCATCTCGAAAGATACGATTGTTGTTGGCGCATTTGCCGAGGCGAGTAATCAGATAACAATCACAAACGGGCAAACTGCAAGTTCTGATAACTCGGCAACCAATGCGGGAGCCGCTTATGTTTTTAAAAGAACAGGATCTACTTGGATCCATGAAGCGTATCTGAAAGCACCTAACGCCAAAGCGGACGAATATTTTGGTGAATCACTTGCCATCGAAGGAGATACAATTGCTGTCGGTGCGGGTTATGAGGATAGCGGCCAACGAATTGTTACAAATGGACAAACGATCAGTATCGATAATTCTGCACCTAGGTCTGGCGCTGTATTTGTATATGGAAGAAAAGGTTCCAATTGGACTTTGAATGCGTATCTCAAGGCTCCCAATGCAGATCCTGATGATCGGTTCGGCAATTTTTCCATCGCAATTTCGGGAGATACAATAGTTGTAGGAGCGAGCCAGGAAGATAGCAATCAAAATACAATTACAAATGGACCCACTGCGAGTCCCGATAACTCAGCACTCTCTTCCGGTGCCGCCTATGTCTTTATTCGAAAATAG
- a CDS encoding tyrosine-type recombinase/integrase: MGILKDKMINDMIVHGYSNQTIRCYTACMKVVTRYFQKSPLDLEPIDIYDFFLYLRLENKSDSTLINFYSALLFFYNIIERKDMMQLIPVPKRKRTVVAVFSQSEIVNFLSSCRTVWEKNIFTLLYSSGIRISEVVNLQLSHIDFERKAIFIASGKGGHSRYALLADKTAVLLKEYIEIYNPKSYLFFSHKGKDVAVSPRAIQAAFQKIRKLAGIQKYGTVHTLRHSFATHLLEDGYGLVYIQKLLGHADIKTTLVYLHVSPNSLLQITSPLEKIVNIKLGMFENRNQYGFQFR; the protein is encoded by the coding sequence ATGGGTATATTAAAAGATAAAATGATCAATGATATGATCGTACATGGATATTCAAATCAGACAATTCGATGTTATACTGCTTGTATGAAGGTGGTCACTAGATACTTTCAAAAGTCTCCTTTGGATTTGGAACCAATTGACATATATGATTTTTTCCTCTACTTGAGGTTAGAAAATAAATCTGATTCCACACTCATCAACTTTTACAGTGCACTTTTATTTTTTTACAATATAATCGAAAGAAAAGACATGATGCAATTGATTCCTGTCCCGAAACGGAAACGAACGGTAGTTGCGGTATTTAGTCAAAGCGAAATTGTTAATTTTCTTTCTAGCTGTCGTACTGTGTGGGAAAAAAATATTTTTACCTTACTTTATTCTTCTGGGATACGTATCAGTGAAGTGGTAAACCTTCAACTATCTCATATTGACTTTGAAAGAAAGGCCATCTTTATCGCTTCAGGAAAAGGAGGTCACTCTAGGTATGCACTTTTGGCGGATAAAACGGCTGTTTTGCTAAAAGAATATATTGAAATTTATAATCCAAAATCTTATTTGTTTTTTTCTCATAAAGGGAAGGACGTTGCTGTAAGTCCCAGGGCCATCCAAGCTGCGTTTCAAAAAATTAGAAAACTCGCTGGGATCCAAAAGTATGGAACTGTGCATACACTCAGGCATTCCTTTGCCACTCATCTTTTGGAGGATGGGTACGGTTTAGTTTATATACAGAAACTATTAGGACATGCTGATATCAAAACGACACTTGTTTATCTACATGTTAGTCCAAATTCGCTTCTACAGATTACAAGTCCCTTGGAAAAAATCGTAAATATCAAACTAGGAATGTTTGAAAATCGAAATCAATATGGGTTCCAGTTTAGGTAA
- a CDS encoding cytochrome-c peroxidase, with amino-acid sequence MININVSHTTNIFYGKKAYFLLVFNIKKIFHFFSLCFLCLVKFWFVFGFIVSFVLFCNCSKEESRIIPEQSKFEVVEPPLDFQLSSVCPPGLNFEKGFCVIDYRYVQSLEKNGGLGQTLAQVKLDPKVIDLGRYLFFDPILSGDKQLSCAHCHHPAYSLSDGRKQSIGRDGVGYGPTRKNGVILKRSAPSLWNVVYMKHLFWEGRASNLEDQAEGPLYSPDEMASSPEVIESRLNENSYYQKMFEQAYGKKRLKISASLVIDALSAFERSLVSFSSRFDKWSTGDKEALNKEELLGYNIFRSFVARCAECHPPPMFTNNVFATIGVLDSKERDFGRETITGQDLLRGAFRVPSLRNIAKTAPYMHAGNLNTLEDVVRFYNEGGGRGNGAPSDLRIHWHVRKMGLSEKEISSLISFLNTLTDETSMPKFPKSVPSGLPVALEIESYHNRSSIK; translated from the coding sequence TTGATAAATATCAATGTGTCTCACACTACTAATATTTTTTATGGTAAAAAGGCTTATTTTCTTTTGGTTTTCAATATTAAAAAGATTTTTCACTTTTTCTCTTTATGTTTCCTTTGTCTTGTGAAGTTTTGGTTTGTTTTTGGGTTCATTGTCTCTTTTGTTTTATTTTGTAATTGTTCCAAAGAAGAGTCTAGAATCATTCCAGAACAATCTAAGTTTGAGGTCGTGGAACCTCCCTTAGATTTTCAACTTTCTTCGGTTTGCCCTCCTGGATTAAACTTTGAAAAAGGTTTTTGTGTGATTGATTATCGTTATGTCCAATCTTTAGAAAAAAACGGTGGCCTTGGACAAACTCTCGCACAAGTTAAATTAGATCCCAAAGTCATTGATTTGGGAAGATACTTATTTTTTGATCCTATTCTTTCCGGCGATAAACAATTGTCATGTGCTCATTGCCATCATCCTGCTTATAGTCTCTCTGATGGCAGGAAACAAAGTATAGGAAGAGATGGAGTTGGTTATGGACCGACGCGAAAAAACGGAGTTATACTCAAACGTTCGGCACCGAGTTTGTGGAATGTAGTTTATATGAAACATTTATTTTGGGAGGGAAGAGCTTCCAATTTAGAAGACCAAGCAGAAGGTCCACTGTATTCACCTGATGAAATGGCTAGTTCTCCTGAGGTCATTGAATCAAGGTTAAATGAAAATTCTTATTATCAAAAAATGTTTGAACAAGCTTATGGAAAAAAAAGATTAAAAATTTCGGCATCTTTAGTGATTGATGCTCTCTCTGCATTTGAGAGGTCACTCGTTTCTTTTAGTAGTCGGTTTGATAAATGGTCTACAGGAGATAAGGAAGCTTTAAACAAAGAAGAACTGTTAGGTTATAATATTTTCCGTTCTTTTGTGGCTCGATGTGCGGAATGCCATCCTCCCCCTATGTTTACAAATAATGTTTTTGCAACGATTGGGGTTTTGGATTCCAAAGAAAGGGACTTTGGTAGAGAGACTATCACTGGCCAAGATTTACTCAGAGGAGCCTTCCGGGTTCCCAGTTTGAGAAACATTGCAAAAACAGCACCATATATGCATGCGGGAAATTTGAATACTTTAGAAGACGTTGTTCGCTTTTATAATGAAGGTGGGGGACGAGGAAATGGAGCGCCGAGTGATCTTAGAATCCACTGGCATGTTAGAAAAATGGGGCTTAGTGAAAAAGAAATTAGTTCACTTATTTCTTTTCTGAATACATTGACTGATGAAACGAGTATGCCAAAATTTCCTAAGTCTGTTCCTTCGGGTCTGCCAGTGGCACTAGAAATTGAATCATATCACAATCGGAGTTCTATAAAATAA
- a CDS encoding parallel beta-helix domain-containing protein, with protein MSFKKKFLFFSVSKIVHQKNPFQFSFAILFFFFLSSQIFSRTLEVHEGESIQKAIDSLEKGDTVKVYPGVYNEFLFVDKTHFTLSGVIVNGKWPVLDGVGKLNDGVIGSGANFLIENFHIKNYKANGVMTQGAGNIIMRKLIVENTGIYGIYPTMGTNVVVEDTVSLGIADAAIYIGMCHNVDVRRNEVYGSVIGIEIENSTNVLIEGNTVYDNSAGIVAFALPGLPLKKVENVIIRKNFIFDNNHRNFAEPGALVAGVPPGIGIGVMAGDEVTIEGNIIRRNSFAGIGIGDNNLLPNSKSPDPDVEPNPDRNKVLENVFIDNGKRKWNDIISWLFYVIRIIFSGNPIPESPNGGKVGIFPEGYDVVASGKGKDNCLISPDSVTKIGTSSYGICKPTDTTEKIKTMIGDPKLGESKSDARELGKQVFGAVCSGCHSMTLRTVGPPIKEIQEKYKKDVYGVVSFASMPKKVREGFIEMPSQKYLGNEKLTAVANYILNLKDEGAKGVAK; from the coding sequence ATGAGTTTTAAAAAAAAGTTTCTATTCTTTAGTGTTTCTAAGATCGTCCATCAAAAGAATCCTTTCCAATTCTCTTTTGCGATTCTTTTTTTCTTCTTTTTGTCTTCACAAATTTTTTCTCGAACTTTGGAAGTCCATGAAGGAGAATCCATTCAAAAGGCAATTGATTCCCTTGAAAAAGGAGATACTGTTAAAGTATATCCCGGTGTTTACAATGAATTTTTGTTCGTGGATAAAACTCATTTTACTTTATCTGGAGTGATCGTCAATGGCAAGTGGCCTGTGTTAGACGGAGTTGGGAAGTTAAATGATGGTGTGATTGGATCCGGTGCCAACTTTTTAATCGAAAATTTCCATATTAAAAACTATAAAGCAAATGGTGTGATGACTCAAGGTGCAGGTAACATCATTATGCGTAAACTCATCGTAGAAAATACAGGAATTTATGGAATTTATCCAACAATGGGTACAAACGTAGTCGTTGAAGATACGGTTAGTTTAGGAATTGCTGATGCCGCCATATATATCGGGATGTGTCACAATGTTGATGTTAGACGGAACGAAGTGTATGGAAGTGTTATCGGGATTGAAATCGAAAACTCAACGAATGTTTTGATCGAAGGAAATACCGTTTACGATAATTCAGCAGGAATTGTTGCTTTTGCATTACCTGGACTCCCATTAAAAAAGGTAGAAAACGTAATCATAAGAAAAAACTTTATATTTGATAACAACCATAGAAATTTTGCGGAACCGGGAGCATTGGTTGCTGGTGTTCCTCCTGGAATCGGAATTGGTGTGATGGCCGGAGATGAAGTTACCATAGAAGGAAATATCATACGCAGGAATAGTTTTGCTGGAATTGGGATTGGTGATAACAACTTACTTCCTAATTCAAAATCGCCGGATCCAGATGTGGAACCAAATCCAGACCGAAACAAAGTATTGGAAAATGTTTTTATCGATAACGGGAAACGGAAGTGGAATGATATTATCTCTTGGCTTTTCTATGTGATAAGGATCATCTTTTCTGGAAATCCAATCCCAGAATCACCTAATGGTGGGAAGGTGGGAATTTTTCCGGAAGGATATGATGTCGTAGCTTCAGGAAAAGGGAAAGACAATTGTTTAATTTCTCCTGATTCTGTTACAAAAATTGGAACGAGTTCTTATGGAATTTGTAAGCCAACAGACACTACTGAAAAAATTAAAACTATGATTGGTGACCCGAAGCTAGGAGAATCAAAATCGGATGCACGAGAACTGGGAAAACAAGTGTTTGGTGCAGTTTGTTCAGGATGCCATTCAATGACGTTACGCACTGTGGGTCCTCCCATTAAAGAAATTCAAGAAAAGTATAAGAAGGATGTTTACGGAGTTGTTTCTTTTGCTTCCATGCCCAAAAAAGTGAGAGAGGGATTTATTGAAATGCCTTCTCAAAAGTATTTAGGTAATGAAAAACTAACAGCTGTTGCAAACTATATTTTGAATTTAAAAGACGAAGGTGCCAAAGGGGTGGCAAAATAA
- a CDS encoding ankyrin repeat domain-containing protein, translated as MNADKNLPEMNPFRGGLISIIRLFTPPVLAILLIVFVRYLSGDVSWKRNLLAASFLCYYIAVSVFGTIRAASAVEDILGEEDIVEDKISRMRRARHSIRVFFSLWLVGGVAILAGLYVGMSKNRWDMPIPLPSLQILSSVIWAILTSLLLQLMSFHRGLVFAKGGSTKGYIAQSITIYGFLILLFPIYFVLYAGNGKIVNIPYLIAFTLPTNILLVYLVVKKYKSVIRILGENSVFFFHPETKYAAKRAFGIFLFVFILISLFFLDYTRRKKLLWIYAARENQILLFDVLRLTGVHVNEVDEHNYTPLFWAVQGGSIDFVKSIVKAGAGLEARNEFGQTPLILAVLVKNEMMVQELISLGSDINCADSLEGQTPLILAARDGSLEIVKILLKNKANPNLKNKKGQSALSLALDSGHKEIADLLKK; from the coding sequence ATGAATGCAGACAAAAACCTTCCTGAGATGAATCCATTTCGTGGCGGATTGATTTCCATCATTCGTTTGTTCACCCCGCCAGTATTGGCTATTCTTTTGATTGTTTTTGTACGTTATCTTTCGGGCGATGTTTCTTGGAAACGAAATCTTCTTGCGGCTTCCTTTCTTTGTTATTACATTGCTGTCTCTGTTTTTGGGACCATACGTGCAGCGTCTGCTGTGGAAGATATCCTCGGTGAAGAAGATATCGTAGAAGACAAAATCTCAAGAATGAGAAGGGCAAGACATTCGATTCGAGTTTTCTTTTCCCTTTGGTTGGTGGGAGGAGTTGCCATTCTTGCTGGTCTTTATGTTGGTATGAGTAAAAATCGTTGGGACATGCCTATACCACTTCCTTCATTACAAATATTGAGTTCGGTTATTTGGGCCATCCTTACCTCTTTATTGTTGCAACTAATGAGTTTTCATAGAGGGCTTGTGTTTGCCAAAGGTGGATCCACAAAAGGATACATTGCACAGAGTATAACGATTTATGGATTTCTGATCCTTCTATTCCCCATTTATTTTGTTTTATATGCGGGTAATGGGAAAATCGTAAACATTCCTTATTTGATAGCATTTACACTTCCAACTAACATACTTTTGGTGTATTTAGTTGTTAAAAAATACAAATCTGTAATCCGCATTCTGGGAGAAAATTCTGTATTTTTCTTTCATCCTGAGACAAAGTATGCGGCGAAAAGAGCTTTTGGTATTTTTTTATTTGTCTTTATTTTGATAAGTTTGTTCTTTTTGGATTATACACGTAGAAAAAAATTACTTTGGATTTACGCAGCAAGGGAAAACCAAATTTTACTTTTTGATGTTCTGCGTCTAACCGGTGTCCATGTTAATGAAGTGGATGAACATAACTATACTCCGCTCTTTTGGGCGGTCCAAGGCGGATCTATTGATTTTGTGAAATCGATTGTAAAAGCTGGGGCTGGTTTAGAAGCAAGGAATGAGTTTGGCCAAACTCCTTTGATATTAGCTGTTCTTGTTAAAAATGAAATGATGGTTCAAGAATTAATTTCACTTGGATCTGACATCAACTGTGCTGATAGTTTGGAGGGACAAACTCCTTTGATATTAGCTGCAAGAGATGGAAGTTTGGAGATAGTAAAAATCCTACTGAAAAACAAAGCCAATCCCAATCTTAAGAATAAAAAAGGCCAATCTGCTTTGAGTTTAGCTTTAGATTCTGGTCATAAGGAAATTGCCGATTTATTAAAAAAATGA
- a CDS encoding adenylate/guanylate cyclase domain-containing protein — MLPFPELSTNPSTIEYIWHKLPWAIPNFFTTLVGLTLTALGILALKRSENRKLLFSFICFCFSFASLGLVLSLRTLLQDQPTLLFWNRVGYFGVILLSPSAAFLTYYLTNQSYRYLIISGLLAMFTLVFGYYGLFTHYDFTGGWFIYSFGKYPIAELPLKIWGVILVINYIFVYTPTSIHYWMKNQKDFESKKFLFLGLHICSFLLITNLLSLVGYPVFPLSSFAFLPLSILGYGIFRSDFLNLNDLLFKQRGLFYFLSGFITTILILIAYLVSFYLHPSDQITAYNRPYFLIPLFSSVMVFALAIYIAGSNPDIKLNMLASISFFLAGAFTIVMVTFKFDLPLIVHRRLEQIFYTLFVFTPGIHLRFCYALFGRKSPKMVRLLDFGSLLLSFILWTPYFFGGFYEYSFGRISSGNFGLNAFGLLGMIGMTFFLKEWITIWKEKRNRMANLIVLSLFFGDILIFLNLPATMGIPLYSFGELQCIPALLISIFIIKLGAIPTSGQATLIGNRVSLMILFFVPLSMSFYVLNLSEVFPLSITIYHALFVASPIGLAFYLVSFVFLRSTAVKLDQTMFALAKEKVKADNALIQSEEAKKEIEAINFLTKVINSESELPKIITAIAEYVNQKYGIMGTWLFLLDENHGEIKSVHAEAFIDASEEQRAFVNNLRIPMNESGGIAYLVWKRKKSMLLPQIKRFEFEIDKRIGEGVKATSFLHVPLVLKNETIGLIMFSNFQERLNLTKSQARSIEHLCAQVAGVIQRVHLLRQTEKQKKDILALNGFIKDINENMDIHLIMKKIHNYVKTNFGIMYYSLLVVDGEKRYLRFLEMEVPEYVTEFQKNRIYEMRVPLKGAAGGHQMTLRKKKPIYMPKDLEKIERLLSEDEKWVINVCKITSFLFIPMILNGEVVGLLDLSNSDKSMDLTDEDISKLSILGEQLAGIIYGSALFQELEISRNIAEEERRKNEKLLLNILPVDIAKELKEKGATEPILYENVSVMFTDFKGFTQIAEVLSPQELIRDLDACFVQFDKITERYKLEKLKTIGDSYMCAGGIPKRNQTHAIDSVLAALEIQAFMNLMKQIKADQGLPFWELRLGIHSGPLVAGVIGEKKFAYDVWGDTVNTASRMESSGTPGKINVSGETYDLIKDVFECEYRGKINAKNKGEVEMFYVLGLKTEFSLSEDKRTPNGNFWKYYETLAGTREHVA; from the coding sequence ATGTTACCATTTCCTGAACTTTCGACAAATCCTTCTACAATCGAATATATTTGGCATAAACTTCCTTGGGCGATACCAAATTTTTTTACGACCTTGGTTGGATTGACACTCACTGCACTTGGGATACTCGCACTTAAAAGATCTGAGAATCGTAAACTTTTGTTCAGTTTCATTTGTTTTTGTTTTTCATTTGCTTCCCTCGGTTTAGTTCTATCATTACGTACATTACTTCAAGACCAACCTACTTTATTGTTTTGGAATCGTGTTGGCTACTTTGGAGTTATATTATTATCTCCGTCTGCTGCTTTTTTAACATACTATTTGACAAATCAATCTTACCGATATTTGATCATCTCCGGCTTATTGGCTATGTTTACTCTAGTGTTTGGTTATTACGGACTTTTCACACATTATGATTTTACAGGTGGTTGGTTTATTTATTCGTTTGGCAAATATCCAATTGCTGAACTCCCTCTTAAAATTTGGGGAGTAATTTTAGTTATTAATTACATATTTGTTTACACTCCAACCTCCATTCATTATTGGATGAAGAATCAAAAAGACTTTGAGTCAAAAAAATTTTTGTTTTTGGGTCTTCATATATGTAGTTTTCTCTTAATTACCAATTTATTAAGTTTAGTTGGATATCCAGTATTTCCATTAAGTAGTTTTGCATTTCTTCCGTTATCAATCCTTGGATATGGAATTTTTCGGTCAGATTTTTTGAATCTAAATGATTTATTATTCAAACAAAGGGGATTGTTTTACTTTTTATCGGGGTTTATCACTACGATTTTAATCCTGATTGCTTATTTAGTTTCTTTTTATCTTCATCCGAGTGACCAGATAACAGCTTACAATCGACCTTATTTTTTAATTCCACTTTTCTCTAGTGTTATGGTATTTGCTTTGGCCATTTATATCGCCGGTAGTAATCCTGATATCAAATTGAATATGTTGGCATCCATATCATTTTTTTTAGCGGGTGCTTTTACGATCGTTATGGTTACTTTTAAATTTGATTTGCCATTAATAGTACATAGAAGATTAGAACAAATTTTTTATACATTATTTGTATTCACACCAGGAATCCATTTACGTTTCTGTTATGCGTTATTTGGTAGAAAGTCTCCGAAAATGGTGCGACTTTTAGATTTTGGATCTCTCCTTTTATCGTTTATCCTTTGGACTCCCTATTTTTTTGGAGGATTTTATGAATATTCCTTCGGTCGTATTTCTTCGGGAAACTTCGGACTCAATGCTTTTGGATTACTTGGTATGATTGGAATGACATTTTTTTTAAAAGAATGGATTACTATTTGGAAAGAGAAACGTAATAGGATGGCTAATCTCATTGTGCTATCATTATTTTTTGGTGACATCCTTATTTTCCTCAATTTACCAGCTACAATGGGAATTCCGTTGTATTCATTTGGTGAATTACAATGTATTCCAGCACTTTTGATTTCTATTTTTATCATCAAACTGGGAGCCATTCCTACTTCGGGACAAGCTACTTTGATTGGAAATCGAGTTTCGTTAATGATTTTATTTTTTGTTCCGCTTTCGATGTCTTTTTATGTTTTGAACTTAAGTGAAGTTTTTCCACTAAGCATAACAATTTATCACGCGTTATTTGTTGCATCTCCGATTGGTTTGGCTTTTTATCTTGTATCGTTTGTTTTTTTACGATCAACGGCAGTAAAGTTAGATCAAACAATGTTTGCATTGGCTAAAGAAAAGGTTAAGGCAGATAATGCACTGATTCAATCCGAAGAAGCCAAAAAGGAAATAGAAGCCATCAATTTCTTAACGAAAGTAATCAATTCTGAATCTGAATTGCCAAAAATTATAACTGCCATTGCAGAATACGTGAATCAAAAATATGGAATTATGGGCACTTGGTTATTTTTATTAGATGAAAACCATGGTGAAATCAAAAGTGTTCACGCGGAGGCATTTATTGATGCCTCTGAAGAACAAAGAGCTTTTGTCAATAATTTGAGGATTCCTATGAATGAATCAGGGGGGATTGCTTATTTAGTTTGGAAACGGAAAAAAAGTATGTTACTGCCTCAAATTAAACGATTTGAATTTGAGATTGATAAACGTATCGGTGAAGGAGTTAAAGCCACCTCTTTTTTACATGTGCCATTGGTTTTAAAAAATGAAACTATCGGACTAATTATGTTCTCAAATTTTCAAGAGCGACTGAATTTGACAAAATCGCAAGCCAGATCCATTGAACATCTATGTGCTCAAGTGGCAGGTGTCATTCAAAGGGTTCACCTCCTAAGACAAACGGAAAAACAAAAAAAAGATATTTTGGCGTTAAATGGATTTATCAAGGATATCAATGAGAATATGGATATTCATTTGATCATGAAAAAAATACACAACTATGTGAAAACAAATTTCGGAATTATGTATTATTCATTGTTAGTCGTTGATGGTGAAAAAAGATATCTACGGTTTTTGGAGATGGAGGTCCCCGAATATGTTACGGAATTTCAAAAAAATAGAATTTATGAAATGAGAGTACCTCTGAAGGGGGCAGCAGGAGGTCACCAGATGACTTTGCGTAAGAAAAAGCCGATTTATATGCCGAAAGATCTGGAAAAGATAGAAAGATTACTTTCTGAAGATGAAAAATGGGTGATTAATGTTTGTAAGATCACATCGTTCCTTTTTATCCCTATGATATTGAATGGAGAAGTTGTCGGGTTACTTGATTTATCAAATTCAGATAAATCGATGGACCTAACGGATGAAGATATTTCGAAACTATCTATTTTAGGAGAACAATTAGCTGGAATTATTTATGGTTCTGCCTTATTTCAAGAATTAGAGATTTCTAGAAATATTGCCGAGGAAGAGAGACGAAAAAATGAAAAACTTTTGCTCAATATTTTGCCTGTTGATATTGCAAAGGAGTTGAAGGAAAAAGGAGCCACAGAACCAATCTTATACGAAAATGTGAGTGTTATGTTTACTGATTTTAAAGGGTTTACTCAAATCGCGGAAGTCTTATCACCACAAGAATTGATTCGAGATTTAGATGCTTGTTTTGTTCAGTTTGATAAAATTACGGAAAGATATAAATTAGAGAAACTAAAGACGATTGGAGATAGTTATATGTGTGCTGGTGGAATTCCAAAACGAAATCAAACACATGCAATCGATTCAGTTCTTGCTGCATTGGAGATCCAAGCATTTATGAATTTAATGAAACAAATCAAAGCAGATCAAGGATTACCATTTTGGGAACTTCGATTAGGAATTCATTCAGGTCCGTTAGTTGCAGGTGTGATTGGAGAAAAGAAATTTGCCTATGATGTTTGGGGAGATACAGTGAACACTGCTTCTAGAATGGAATCTTCGGGGACTCCAGGAAAAATCAATGTTAGTGGTGAAACCTATGATCTCATTAAAGACGTTTTTGAATGCGAATACAGGGGAAAAATAAATGCCAAAAACAAAGGTGAAGTCGAAATGTTTTATGTTCTAGGACTAAAAACGGAATTTTCCCTATCAGAAGATAAACGAACACCGAATGGAAATTTTTGGAAATATTACGAAACATTGGCAGGGACTAGAGAACATGTCGCTTAA